A section of the Streptomyces sp. NBC_01591 genome encodes:
- a CDS encoding ATP-binding protein, which yields MTPVTAPPSPAPYLPQRGERYRLVAPNTPAAPKIVRDFVATVLWATGHPRLVDDARLCVSEVVSNAYCHTESPQVRVEVTVNHRQVTVYVTDDEPGRLPVPPPPRTPGVDEGGRGLLLVDALAVRWGTTAYGARSPHSKTVWFTLSAASAAHPSI from the coding sequence ATGACCCCCGTAACCGCTCCTCCATCACCCGCCCCCTACCTCCCCCAGCGCGGCGAGCGATACCGGCTCGTCGCGCCGAACACCCCCGCCGCGCCCAAGATCGTGCGGGACTTCGTGGCGACGGTGCTGTGGGCCACCGGGCACCCACGCCTCGTCGACGACGCCCGGCTCTGCGTGAGCGAGGTCGTCTCCAACGCGTACTGCCACACGGAATCGCCGCAGGTCCGGGTGGAGGTCACCGTCAACCACCGGCAGGTGACGGTGTACGTGACGGACGACGAACCCGGCCGCCTGCCCGTGCCGCCACCCCCGCGTACCCCCGGCGTGGACGAGGGCGGCCGGGGGCTGCTCCTTGTCGACGCGCTGGCCGTCCGGTGGGGGACCACCGCGTACGGGGCGCGGTCGCCGCATTCGAAGACCGTGTGGTTCACCCTCTCCGCCGCGAGCGCGGCTCACCCCTCCATTTGA
- a CDS encoding TetR/AcrR family transcriptional regulator: MSESTSPSRRTDTREKIIEAAASLIPELGWGDVSSRRVAERAGVNTGVIHYHVGSIGELRRIAAVRKIRTFFLDRIGEALAQEDPAVAVETMLRALSANDPRDPELLLLYESLVAASRDDELRAEIAALLAELRQRLCDWFADRGIAHPLTLAVTLTAAIDGYLLQRSLDPSLEPGPLIEGLVGLVRQQLAADGS, translated from the coding sequence ATGAGCGAGTCGACGAGCCCCTCGCGCCGGACGGATACGCGCGAGAAGATCATCGAAGCCGCTGCCTCCCTCATTCCCGAGCTGGGCTGGGGCGATGTGAGCAGTCGGCGGGTGGCGGAGCGCGCAGGCGTGAACACCGGAGTGATCCACTACCACGTGGGGAGCATCGGCGAACTCCGGCGCATCGCTGCGGTACGGAAGATCCGGACGTTCTTCCTCGACCGGATCGGCGAGGCCCTGGCGCAGGAGGATCCGGCCGTGGCCGTGGAAACCATGCTCCGCGCGCTGTCCGCCAACGATCCCCGTGATCCGGAACTGCTGCTGCTGTACGAGTCTCTCGTCGCCGCGAGCCGGGACGACGAGCTGCGTGCCGAGATCGCCGCCCTGCTGGCCGAGCTGCGGCAGCGGCTGTGCGACTGGTTCGCGGACCGGGGGATCGCGCATCCGCTCACCCTCGCCGTCACCCTCACGGCGGCGATCGACGGATACCTCCTCCAGCGGTCGCTCGACCCGTCCCTTGAGCCTGGCCCCCTCATCGAGGGACTGGTCGGCCTGGTCCGGCAACAGCTCGCAGCCGACGGCTCATGA
- a CDS encoding acyltransferase family protein, whose amino-acid sequence MQQTHAHSPGRGRDSFIDVIRALCVLAVISQHWLMPVLAYDNGNLSTGNALASPGWWIVTWLTQVMPVVFFAGGAANFFSFRSVKSVNTWLRSRIARLLVPVIPLAAVWLLLPHVLIGAGLPEQPVLMAGKIAGQLLWFLAVYVLVVALTPVMFKLYRRYGWRVIGALGACALVVDVLRFEFSPAIGFLNALFVWLAAHQFGFHYADGGLRMRNAWVSSGLASVGFGLTAAAVFFGPYPASMIGMPGAPVSNMSPPTALMMSLTIGQLGLWLTLKPVITRFAERPMATAVLQWCGTRFMTLYLWHMPALVMTAGIAIVGLGFSTPTPGSPMWFAVAPLWVGVSGTFLVCFTGIFGRFEFRRRSGAASEMSLGKVVLAAVLSAGGLLGLAAQGFISPGNPLGPVLCVALVLTGLLVVREKSAPKADAAQGIRTVPVQPVVRHEGARVLSRQGS is encoded by the coding sequence ATGCAGCAAACCCACGCTCATTCGCCCGGTCGCGGTCGCGATTCATTCATAGACGTCATCAGAGCGCTATGCGTGCTGGCCGTGATTTCCCAGCACTGGCTCATGCCCGTACTGGCCTATGACAATGGGAATTTGAGTACCGGGAATGCGCTCGCGAGCCCCGGCTGGTGGATTGTCACCTGGCTGACGCAGGTCATGCCCGTGGTCTTCTTCGCCGGCGGGGCCGCCAATTTCTTCTCGTTCCGATCTGTGAAATCGGTGAACACCTGGCTCCGGAGCAGAATCGCGCGGCTCCTGGTGCCGGTCATACCCCTGGCAGCCGTGTGGCTCTTGCTGCCCCACGTGTTGATCGGCGCGGGGCTGCCGGAGCAGCCGGTGCTGATGGCGGGCAAGATAGCCGGCCAGCTGCTCTGGTTCCTCGCCGTCTATGTGCTCGTGGTGGCGCTCACCCCGGTGATGTTCAAGTTGTACCGCCGGTACGGCTGGCGTGTGATCGGAGCCCTCGGCGCCTGTGCCCTGGTCGTCGATGTGCTGCGCTTCGAGTTCAGCCCCGCGATCGGTTTCCTGAACGCCCTGTTCGTCTGGCTGGCGGCCCACCAGTTCGGCTTCCACTACGCCGACGGCGGCCTGCGCATGCGGAACGCGTGGGTGTCGTCGGGTCTGGCCTCGGTCGGCTTCGGACTCACCGCGGCCGCCGTGTTCTTCGGCCCCTACCCGGCGTCCATGATCGGAATGCCCGGGGCCCCTGTCTCCAACATGAGCCCGCCGACCGCGTTGATGATGTCGCTGACCATCGGCCAGCTCGGACTCTGGCTGACGCTCAAGCCGGTGATAACGCGATTCGCCGAACGCCCCATGGCCACCGCCGTACTTCAGTGGTGCGGAACCCGCTTCATGACGCTGTATCTCTGGCACATGCCCGCGCTCGTGATGACGGCGGGAATCGCAATTGTCGGACTCGGCTTTTCGACACCGACGCCCGGCAGCCCGATGTGGTTCGCGGTGGCTCCGCTGTGGGTCGGCGTTTCGGGAACCTTCCTGGTGTGCTTCACTGGAATTTTCGGCCGGTTCGAATTCCGTCGCCGTTCCGGTGCGGCATCGGAAATGAGCCTCGGCAAGGTCGTTCTCGCGGCCGTGCTTTCCGCCGGTGGTCTCCTCGGACTCGCCGCGCAGGGTTTCATTTCCCCCGGAAACCCGCTCGGTCCGGTGCTCTGCGTGGCGCTGGTGCTGACCGGACTGCTCGTCGTACGGGAGAAGAGCGCTCCGAAGGCTGACGCCGCGCAGGGCATTCGCACCGTGCCCGTTCAGCCGGTGGTGCGCCATGAAGGTGCCCGGGTTCTCTCCCGGCAGGGCAGCTGA